A genomic stretch from Dama dama isolate Ldn47 chromosome 10, ASM3311817v1, whole genome shotgun sequence includes:
- the LFNG gene encoding beta-1,3-N-acetylglucosaminyltransferase lunatic fringe: MLKRCGRRLLLALAGALLACLLVLTADPPPPPVPAERGRRALRSLAGPSGAATAPGLEAAAAAPGAPVREVHSLSEYFSLLTRSRRDAGPPPGGVPRPADGRPRPPVEQLAPRDVFIAVKTTKKFHRARLDLLLETWISRHEEMTFIFTDGEDEALARRTGHVVNTNCSAAHSRQALSCKMAVEYDRFIESGRKWFCHVDDDNYVNVRALLRLLGSYPHTQDVYLGKPSLDRPIQATERVSENKVRPVHFWFATGGAGFCISRGLALKMSPWASGGHFMSTAERIRLPDDCTIGYIVEALLGVPLVRCGLFHSHLENLQQVPASELHEQVTLSYGMFENKRNAVHIKGPFSVEADPSRFRSIHCHLYPDTPWCPRTAIL, encoded by the exons ATGCTCAAGCGCTGCGGCCGCCGGCTGCTGCTGGCGCTGGCGGGCGCGCTGCTTGCCTGTCTGTTGGTGCTCACGGCCGACCCGCCGCCGCCTCCGGTGCCGGCTGAGCGCGGTAGGCGCGCGCTGCGCAGCCTGGCGGGCCCCTCGGGGGCGGCCACGGCGCCCGGgctggaggcggcggcggcggcgcccggGGCGCCCGTCCGCGAGGTGCACAGTCTGTCCGAGTACTTCAGCCTACTCACCCGCTCTCGCAGAGACGCGGGCCCACCGCCCGGAGGCGTCCCCCGTCCCGCCGACGGCCGTCCGCGGCCCCCGGTCGAGCAGCTGGCGCCGCGCGACGTCTTCATCGCGGTGAAGACCACCAAAAAGTTTCATCGCGCGCGTCTCGACTTGCTTCTGGAGACGTGGATCTCGCGCCACGAGGAGATG ACGTTCATTTTCACGGACGGGGAAGACGAGGCGCTGGCCAGGCGCACCG GCCATGTGGTCAACACGAACTGCTCCGCCGCCCACAGCCGCCAGGCGCTGTCCTGCAAGATGGCGGTGGAGTATGACCGCTTCATCGAGTCGGGGAGGAA GTGGTTCTGCCACGTGGATGACGATAATTATGTGAACGTGCGCGCcctgctgaggctgctgggcagttACCCACACACGCAGGACGTCTACCTGGGCAAGCCCAGCCTGGACCGGCCCATCCAGGCCACGGAGCGGGTCAGCGAAAACAAGGTG CGTCCTGTCCACTTCTGGTTTGCCACCGGCGGGGCTGGCTTCTGCATCAGCCGAGGGCTGGCCCTGAAGATGAGCCCCTGGGCCAG CGGAGGCCACTTCATGAGCACGGCTGAGCGGATCCGGCTGCCGGACGACTGCACCATCGGCTACATCGTGGAGGCGCTGCTGGGCGTGCCCCTGGTGCGCTGCGGGCTCTTCCACTCCCACCTGGAGAACCTGCAGCAGGTGCCTGCCTCCGAGCTCCACGAGCAG GTGACCCTGAGCTACGGCATGTTTGAAAACAAGCGGAATGCCGTCCACATTAAGGGGCCCTTCTCGGTGGAGGCTGACCCGTCGAG GTTCCGCTCCATCCACTGCCATCTGTACCCAGACACACCCTGGTGTCCCCGCACTGCCATCCTCTAG
- the LOC133063890 gene encoding uncharacterized protein LOC133063890 isoform X1 — protein sequence MRVRACGRPGVSAGEEGTVRAAGGRGPSTLPPSMPPRPTQLAASPERVPGSGLRLDREPGLPGEGGHPRWVPQLPSTHCIRPAHAGPSLVPIFPQEETGAQRPRRWWWGVSPAARAHNTLRQAGLCTRHAWVRWAARAGRAAEEGTFLPVCRRAQAGAGSSWPLPVGPPRFRRAILAGVEEPGWHSWSFDVASSEACLRAQAVAADPCAEP from the coding sequence ATGCGAGTCCGTGCGTGCGGGCGCCCTGGGGTGTCTGCTGGGGAGGAGGGCACCGTGCGAGCAGCGGGCGGGAGGGGCCcgtccaccctccctccctcaatGCCTCCCAGGCCCACCCAGCTGGCGGCCTCACCTGAGCGTGTGCCCGGGTCTGGGCTCAGGCTGGACCGGGAGCCGGGGCTACCAGGCGAGGGTGGGCACCCCAGGTGGGTCCCCCAGCTCCCGAGTACACATTGCATTAGGCCTGCACATGCTGGCCCCTCCCTCGTGCCCATTTTTCCCCAGGAGGAAACCGGGGCCCAGCGGCCacggaggtggtggtggggggtgtctCCTGCTGCCCGCGCTCACAACACCCTCCGCCAGGCCGGGCTCTGCACTCGGCACGCCTGGGTGCGCTGGGCGGCACGCGCTGGGCGGGcggcagaggaaggaacattccTCCCCGTGTGCCGACGGGCCCAGGCGGGCGCCGGCAGCTCCTGGCCCCTCCCCGTCGGGCCCCCCCGCTTCCGTAGAGCGATCCTGGCAGGGGTGGAGGAGCCAGGCTGGCATAGCTGGAGCTTCGACGTGGCCTCGAGCGAGGCCTGTCTGCGAGCCCAAGCCGTGGCCGCTGACCCTTGTGCGGAGCCGTGA
- the LOC133063890 gene encoding uncharacterized protein LOC133063890 isoform X2: protein MLESRRGAGCESEETGAQRPRRWWWGVSPAARAHNTLRQAGLCTRHAWVRWAARAGRAAEEGTFLPVCRRAQAGAGSSWPLPVGPPRFRRAILAGVEEPGWHSWSFDVASSEACLRAQAVAADPCAEP from the exons ATGCTGGAGAGCAGGCGGGGGGCTGGATGCGAGTCC GAGGAAACCGGGGCCCAGCGGCCacggaggtggtggtggggggtgtctCCTGCTGCCCGCGCTCACAACACCCTCCGCCAGGCCGGGCTCTGCACTCGGCACGCCTGGGTGCGCTGGGCGGCACGCGCTGGGCGGGcggcagaggaaggaacattccTCCCCGTGTGCCGACGGGCCCAGGCGGGCGCCGGCAGCTCCTGGCCCCTCCCCGTCGGGCCCCCCCGCTTCCGTAGAGCGATCCTGGCAGGGGTGGAGGAGCCAGGCTGGCATAGCTGGAGCTTCGACGTGGCCTCGAGCGAGGCCTGTCTGCGAGCCCAAGCCGTGGCCGCTGACCCTTGTGCGGAGCCGTGA